In the Populus trichocarpa isolate Nisqually-1 chromosome 8, P.trichocarpa_v4.1, whole genome shotgun sequence genome, TTGATAACCTGTACTATATTTGCAACTGACCGCTTTGAGGCTTTTCTGCCATTGCCAGTATGTTgtggagtttttctttttcaagatttCTAACATTAGTTTGGTGTCAGCAGGAAAGTCCAACATCCACATCTATCAGACGAGGACCAGGAGAAGTCCCGGAAATCAGAGTTTGTCCAAGGACTCTTGCTCTCCACCATTCTCGATGATGAGTTATGAGAGGATTGTTAATATAATGTTAGGAGTGTGAGCAAAGTGAAGAGGAAAGCTGTTCAATTTGTGACACAAGTCGTGTTAGTTAGGTCCGATTGACTACTATGTACTCCTATTTGTATTTAGAGCTGGTGTGCATATTGcataatggaaaaaataaacgGATTAATATTGAGCCCGATTAATATTGAAATAGagataaaataatgtttttttttataaaaaaatattttaatatcagcacatcaaaataatttaaaaatactaaataaaaattcattaaaaaaaaataaagtctatTTCAGCGTTCCTTATTACATTTCGTGCGTGgttgagtcaaaaaataaagaaaagaaaagctggATGGTGCCATTTGTCTACCCAAATATCGTAGAAGGCAAAATGCTAACTTTTCGAAGGTGGAAGGCCCCATTTTCCAAACTTCGAGTTGTGGTTCCTGGATTCCCTTCTTCAACTTGGGAAATAGCTACTTGTAAGCATTGATTTCCTGGACGGGTATGTAAACAAAAAGGAACAGCGAAGGCAAAATCCATAGCCTGAAAACCATGTTGCCTTCTGTCTGAAAAAATGACTATAGCTTTAGCTGTTGCAGCTATAGCTATATGTCTATAGGAGGAGGTTATCATATACAGATCATTTAGCGGATCTTTCTCAAAAGAACACAGCATATGTAGGATCATATTTTAAGAAACTGCTGCTACAAAAAGTATATTGAACATTCTACCATGGAATCAACCATATACAAAAGTCAGTAGTTTTTATACGACAAGGTTATAAAAAAGTTGCAACAACTAAAGCTTTCAGGCCTGGAAAACTGTCCATAAGATCCAAACACCGTTTATGATCAGAAAGCTCCTTCGAATCTGCAACTCCTCAAATAAAACCCAAAGCACCAAGATACTTATCAGAAAGCTCCTTCAAGCGCAAGAAAATCATTGCGTAAAAAAAACTGGACCATTCTTGGACTTCTTTAAGGATATGTGATGGCAGAGACGGGACATAATATAAGTCTGAGAATCCTGAAGACATACAACTCCACACTACTCCAtacaacattaaaataatggaGGTTATTTAGTATGAGCTGAAATTGGGATTCCTCTTACAGGACTGAAGGTACCAGtttcctttaaaaaatcatttataaaggACTCGCTTCACCTTGGGCTTGTGTTGTGGGAAACAAAGAACCTATAGTCAGGATGATTAACTTGCAAAAGCCTAAGCCAGTTGTCAGCGGCTTTTAGTAACGAACCGGACTTTTGACATTCATAGACTCCATTCGGATTCCAGAAAGTAACTTCAAACTTATAGGAAGCAAGCCCAAAAGTTGGCAAAGGTAGCTTGAGGGACATGTCAGCACGGTGAAGCTCCCTAACAGAACTGTGAAGTTGCATCCCCTCAGTGTTTTGACCTGTCCCAACAAGAAATGCAACAAACACATAAGCCTGCAGGCAGATATAAAAGTTCACCAAGGACATACACATAAGGAAAGATATGTACTTTGAAGGGGTGTTGACAGAGAATGATAGGTTAGAAAGCAGGCATCCAGATTCTGCAGTGTTGGACCCATGGGTATCCTATATATGGGATACCAAGCCACTGAAATCCAACTTGAGGGTGATAGGTCACAGCTCCTCAATGTCTTGAGTTCTGGAAACTGAGATGCAAGAACTGAAATCTGGAGGGATGCAAGGGTGGGGTTGGATGTTAGTATTCATGAACATGCGgaaaacataaacaaagaaaaagaagagcagAAAACCCAGATTTTAAGTCAATTGAAGACAAGGAACTTGCCTGGTCAGCCAAAGGTTGGCGTGTGAATGGTGAAGCATACTCCATGTATTCAAAAATAAGCTGACCTGGTGGATTGGAAATCTCACATTCATCACTTGATGAACCCCTGAAGGGTTTATTTCTCAGAGAGAGTCTATTCAAACTCTGAATATTTGCATCTGTAACATTAAGCTGGCTCCAAGGTTCCCAAACACCATTGCTTGCTACTCTCTCTGCTCCATAGTCACAGCTACCATCACTACTTGTCTCCCTGGATGACTCGGTATCACTCTCCTCACCAGGCCTCCTGTCAGAAGATGGAAGAAATAACAATGTGATGCAACAAGCATGATAGTTACAGTTCTATAGTTTCAAACATTAGGCtgttcacttttaatttatcattccTTCCATTGGAAGGACTATCAAAACTTGCTGTACTGCATAGGCATCCAATTACCAAAAGTACCCATCTAGCCagtacaattttaaaatgtaagtGCTCTGTCAGAAAGGCTGGCAAATTCCTTTCTGCTGCATCACAacatattcaagaaaataaaattttacgaTGTTACTATCAGTCAATACTTGCAATGTGGACCACTGAGAaacttttcatcaaaatttacaCTACAGTTTCAGAAGATGTCACAAACATTCCACAAGGCAACAAATGTAACTGTGCTGGAACCACACTCACAATCCTAGGAATTCGGATGGATAAATCTTCTTCCTCCCTCTTAAAATTCAGTATGACATCTTTGTGGTACAAGGAATTCAGTCATTCACGTCAACTTTAAGTACCAGTACATGTCTTAGCCACTCCAATGACAAATTATCTCTTGAAAGGTTAATTTTGGCATTTTCCATCAAAAAGTACACCAAGAATTATACTgtaaattattatcattactaacATGAAAGTAGTGGCTCCAAATTCTCCAAACAGTATTAACAATTATTTCTATTCTTGCACTTGCAGCCACAGGGGAGCGGCTCCAAATTCTCCAAACAGTATTAACAATTATTTCTATTCTTGCAACTGCAGCCACAGGGGAGCAGTTTTGGCCTCCAAGAATCCTACTTTAAAGGGATCATGACTGCATTAAGGGTTTTTAAggtataaaccaaaaaaatgatCATGTAAACCTTTAGATAATACATAGGTGGGTGACCAAATTGGACTTTGGATTCAACATGTCAGTGGATTATGGACACTAGATAGTACAGCACACAACCCTGGGATGCAAAATTTGCTTGTATTTTCTGTTCAAGAAAAATGTCATTTGCTTCGCAGAAAGCTATTAAGAAAAATACACCTAGCAAAAGACAGATAAAACAATCaactatgaaatttaaaatcccCCTCGTCAATGACAGCTCTAATGCATCAAATTGAATTCATTTCATCCAAATAAATAGCCTCGCATTGCTCTTTATCCATCC is a window encoding:
- the LOC18101872 gene encoding uncharacterized protein LOC18101872 — protein: MSGSGGVSVARNRGENRFYVSPGIRKQQQLQQQKQQQQQQQLKPSISKDSTAEIEKRKGSDQCGSNCSVSGRVGSDTNSTNLDRFLEYTTPAVPAQFLPKTSVGGWRTREVQHHQNLYFVLGDLWESFKEWSAYGAGVPLLLNGSETVVQYYVPYLSGIQLYIDPLRPSHRLRRPGEESDTESSRETSSDGSCDYGAERVASNGVWEPWSQLNVTDANIQSLNRLSLRNKPFRGSSSDECEISNPPGQLIFEYMEYASPFTRQPLADQISVLASQFPELKTLRSCDLSPSSWISVAWYPIYRIPMGPTLQNLDACFLTYHSLSTPLQSQNTEGMQLHSSVRELHRADMSLKLPLPTFGLASYKFEVTFWNPNGVYECQKSGSLLKAADNWLRLLQVNHPDYRFFVSHNTSPR